From Oncorhynchus masou masou isolate Uvic2021 chromosome 7, UVic_Omas_1.1, whole genome shotgun sequence, one genomic window encodes:
- the LOC135543447 gene encoding LON peptidase N-terminal domain and RING finger protein 2-like produces the protein MDVRLENHLDYFIHDNTAAAVVLSPEMLAVAREAFRAGDFNLVAEIYGSQLADLRHPDRSLCLLNADALSRAGRIAEALDSYCTAANLDRLRPNELGSLVDCIAHTLRVKECLKECTDSNGVSEDEHSLDLFSCRLCKCLLIEPTTLECGHTFCKPCIEDDGVKECELCRYKLNKTNIELKPIGFKVNVVLSGLLGKWFCAESEVRRCWLEGDRMRNEQGLVNALEKYNYALEKAPYMCGLLARRAELHMEMNNFRQALQDGDAMCRLTPFSPKAHYVKALALNKAGYNEEALQEYFYCLALKPDWTSVKLETQKLSDSTMLSEMFSTFKTDGLPTSSLRPHPTGPASHLKPASHLLDSLHSTPRRWSQTPTGRRDSLSDTGAETKSSCEVSKNLASVVAALPLPPGLKRKFSDEPQGSAPPNKLPRKDESSSSQMPAACCSERREVPPQLLDSSDMDCSVCMRLFYEPVTTLCGHTFCMKCLERCLDHNPNCPLCKENITEYLATRGYHKTLLMEEVLQRYLSEELAERSKVYQEEMAELSNLAQEVPIFICTMAFPTIPCPLQVFEPCYRLMIRRSMETGTKQFGMCIADDIKGFADYGCMLEVKDVKFQPDGCSVVDTVGVSRFRVLSHGHRDGYNTAKIEHLEDQKVEGEELAELQKLHDCVYEQASTWFTSLKDNMKNQIVSHFGQLPDKDPDIQGGASGPAWCWWLLAVLPLEKRAQLSILAMTTLRERLSTTRRVLSLVTRKHPPPRRPSSAAAASSSL, from the exons ATGGATGTTCGTTTGGAAAACCACTTGGATTATTTTATCCACGAcaatactgctgctgctgtggtCTTGAGTCCAGAAATGCTGGCCGTTGCACGGGAAGCCTTCCGTGCTGGGGACTTCAACCTCGTTGCTGAGATATACGGCTCCCAGCTGGCGGACCTCCGACACCCGGACCGGAGCCTCTGCCTTCTGAATGCGGATGCCCTCAGCCGTGCAGGGCGGATAGCGGAGGCTCTGGATTCATACTGCACCGCCGCCAACTTGGACAGGTTACGACCAAACGAACTAGGGTCTCTCGTTGACTGTATTGCGCACACTTTGCGCGTAAAAGAATGCCTAAAAGAATGCACAGACTCCAATGGGGTTTCCGAGGATGAGCATTCGTTGGACCTGTTCTCATGTCGGCTTTGCAAGTGCTTGTTAATCGAGCCAACAACTTTGGAATGCGGCCATACATTCTGCAAACCATGCATTGAGGATGACGGTGTCAAAGAATGTGAATTATGTCGTTACAAACTGAACAAAACAAATATCGAATTAAAGCCAATCGGGTTTAAAGTGAATGTAGTACTCAGTGGGCTGTTGGGTAAATGGTTTTGTGCAGAGAGTGAAGTAAGACGATGCTGGCTTGAAGGGGATAGAATGCGGAACGAACAGGGCTTGGTCAACGCACTTGAAAAATACAACTACGCTCTTGaaaaag CCCCCTATATGTGTGGGCTGCTGGCCCGACGGGCAGAGCTGCATATGGAGATGAACAACTTCAGACAGGCCCTACAGGATGGGGACGCCATGTGTCGACTGACGCCCTTCTCTCCCAAA GCTCACTACGTGAAGGCCCTGGCTCTGAACAAAGCCGGTTATAATGAAGAGGCCCTGCAAGAATACTTCTACTGTCTGGCTCTGAAGCCAGACTGGACCTCAGTCAAGCTGGAAACGCAAAAGTTAAGCGACTCCACT ATGCTGAGTGAGATGTTCTCCACGTTCAAGACAGACGGTCTCCCCACGTCATCACTTCGCCCCCACCCAACAGGCCCCGCCTCCCACCTCAAACCAGCCTCCCATCTCCTCGACTCCCTCCATTCCACCCCTCGTAGATGGAGCCAAACCCCTACTGGCCGTAGAGACAGTTTGTCTGACACTGGAGCAGAGACCAAGTCCTCATGTGAGGTTTCCAAGAACCTGGCTTCTGTTGTGGCTGCCTTACCTCTCCCCCCTGGCCTAAAGAGGAAGTTCTCAGATGAGCCCCAAGGCTCTGCACCCCCCAACAAGCTGCCCAGAAAAG ATGAGTCAAGCTCATCCCAGATGCCTGCTGCTTGTtgcagtgagaggagagaggtgccCCCTCAGCTCCTGGATAGCTCTGACATGGACTGCTCTGTTTGTATGAG GCTGTTCTACGAGCCAGTCACCACCCTCTGTGGACACACCTTCTGCATGAAGTGTCTTGAGCGCTGTCTGGACCACAACCCAAACTGCCCCCTGTGTAAAGAGAACATTACAGAG TACCTGGCCACTAGAGGGTACCATAAGACCCTGCTGATGGAGGAGGTGCTGCAGCGCTACCTGTCTGAGGAGCTGGCTGAGAGGAGCAAGGTGTACCAGGAAGAAATGGCAGAGCTGTCAAA CTTGGCCCAGGAAGTGCCCATCTTCATCTGCACCATGGCATTTCCCACAATTCCCTGTCCCCTGCAAGTCTTCGAGCCATGTTATAGGCTGATGATCCGACGCTCTATGGAGACGGGAACCAAGCAGTTTGGAATGTGCATCGCTGACGACATCAAAGG CTTCGCAGACTACGGCTGCATGTTGGAGGTGAAAGACGTGAAGTTCCAACCAGACGGGTGCTCGGTGGTCGACACGGTCGGAGTGTCCCGCTTCAGAGTGCTGAGCCACGGCCACCGCGATGGCTACAACACAGCCAAGATAGAGCACCTGGAGGACCagaaggtagagggagaggagctggCGGAGCTGCAGAAGCTGCATGACTGTGTGTACGAGCAGGCCAGCACCTGGTTCACCTCCCTCAAAGACAACATGAAGAACCAGATCGTCAGCCACTTTGGACAGCTGCCCGACAAAGACCCTGACATACAG GGGGGTGCCAGtggtcctgcatggtgttggtgGCTGCTGGCTGTACTGCCCCTGGAGAAGAGAGCCCAGCTAAGCATCCTGGCCATGACCACCCTCCGAGAGCGCCTCAGCACTACCCGCCGCGTGCTCAGCCTTGTCACACGCAAACACCCTCCACCGCGGCGACCATCTTCAGCAGCGGCAGCATCATCATCACTGTAG